DNA sequence from the Paenibacillus azoreducens genome:
GTACCTTTTCCAACGTAGTCTTCTCCACCACTTTACCGAACCGCGGCGAGTTGCCCACTTCTTTCATCAACTCATAACCGGACACAATGTAGAAATTGCCAAACGGAAGCTTCATACGGAAAATCTCGCCATACTCATCAGCCAGATTCATAAATGACTGAAGCGGCGTGTCGGCATTGATTTGCGGAACATTCCCAAGCGGTCCGTATGTTTTAGGTTGTGGAATCGCGATCGTCATCACTAACTATACCTCCCAATCGTCATATTATAGGAATGAACGTTCATTCCGATCTCGGCATAGTACGGCGATATTGACTATATTGCCGTACTAGCTGTGCCAGATCCGCCATCTCTAATGGACTTTAAGCGCATTCCAGCAGCATTCCTCAACACCGGCGAACAGTTCGTCTGTTTGCTTCAAATCGCCGTCTCTGATCACTAGAAACAGCTTAACGATTGGTCCGTAAAAAAGCGGAATCAGCGCATCAGGCGGAAGTTGCACGATTATGCCTTGCTGTTGCCCTCTCTTTAAAAAGCGGCGCAGGAAATCGAGCAGCTCAATAAACTTGCTTTGGCTTTCTTCATCTAATAAGCGCGGGTCCATATGGGAATCGATAAACGTTAACGCTTCATTATTTTCCTGGCCAAAGCGGGTCAACCGGTGGAAAATATGATGGAACTGCTCGCGCACTGAAGCCGATTCGGGAAAACCGTCCGACAATGCCTGAATAATCTGTCCTACGCATTCCCGAAATAATGAATTGAGCAGCACCTCTTTATTTTCAAAATAGCGATAAATCGTGCCTGCGCCAACTTGTGCCTTCTCTGCAATCATCGGAACCGTCGTCGCATCAAACCCGCGTTCTGTAAATAGCATCAAGGAAGCTTGCATAATATCTTCTTTCTTGTTTGTTGTCACTTCGATCCCCCCCCGTATGCGGAATGAACGTTCATTCTCATATTACAATAGTGCCCTTGTCTGCTGCAAGAGCCGCATCCCGCAAACCTAAAGGTTTCGCAAAATCGCAACAATAAATATTTGATAAAAATTAGTCCAACCTATTTCCGGATATTTTGAGATGAACTTATGTTTGATATATATTCCAATGCCGTTGTTCCGTATACGTTTTTAAAATGCCTGTTTAAATGAGACAAATCGACAAATCCGCATGCGGTGACCGCCGCGTAGATATCCTTGTTTTTTTCGATCAGCCGCTTGGCATGTTCAACTTTGCTGTTTAAAAAGAATCGGTACGGGGAAATTCCGGTGTCCGCTTTAAAGGCCCTGATAAATTGATATTTTGACATTCCGAGCTCGGTAGAAATTTCATCCAGCCTTAATACGCCGTCTAAACTGAAGTAGATCATTTCCTTTGCTTTATTGATGAGCATATCGCTTTTTCTGAACGCGCTGCTCATTTCAATATGAGAAAAATGATCCGCAAGGTTTAGCAGCAATTCGCTGCAGAGAGCTTCGTCTTTACCGCTAAATACCGCATGGGCCAGGTTTAATAAGCTTTGCTCAAGTCCACGATGATACACGACGGGAGAAGAGAACTTGACCACGTCTTTTTTCCCGACCAGCTCCAAAAATAAGGCAGGTTTGATATACACCATAACGTAATCAATGCCTGTTTTATCCTGCGACCTTCCATCATGGACTTGTTCCGGATGAAAAAGCATCACCCCGTTTTGATAGGACGACTGAAAACTTCCATCCAAATGATACTGCTGGACGCCGCGTAAAGTGACGCCCAGAGCATATTCCTCATGGCTGTGTTTTGCATATTGAAATTCAGATAGACTCGCAGACAGAGCAGTAATTCCTGCCGATTTTTTGTAAATAAATTTGTCCATATCCATCTACCTCATCCATCTACTTCTGATTATTTCAAGATTCCCGATACCTCGACTGCTGAATAAACCAATAGTCCGGCTAAGACCATATTCGTAACCTTTTGATATTTTTTCAAAAATCTTTTAAACACCGTACCAAAAAATGCCCATGTGCCAAATGCCAAAAAGGCAATGATGGTAATCACGATAACAAATATCAGCAAAATAAACGACGACTTATAGTAAGGCATAACATAGCTTGGAATGACTGTCATTGTAAACAGCCAAATCTTAGGATTTGCGAATTGCATCAGGAATCCTGAGATAAAGGTGGCAGCTTGGCCCGACGTCTCCCCCGATACGTTCATTTTGTATACTTGATAAGCAAGGTACAGCATATAAAGGCAGCCGATAATCTGCATAAAAACCAATATTTTCGGCAAAATGGATGCCAGCATACTATTGAGTAAAACGGAAACAGCCAGCAATATGCCAAAGGCCGCGCTTGCACCCAAAATGTACCGAAATATCTCTTTGAACCTGGCATGATGCGCTATGGACAAGATCGCAATATTCGTCGGCCCAGGCGTAAATGTAACAATAAAGCAGTAGATCAAAAAAGATGTAATGTTCATAAAAATACCTCCTGTATTCTTATGAATGTTACTCTTTTCCGTTCTTACCCGTATAGTACAATATTGCAGATTTGCAATGCTACACCGCTAATATTTGAGTTTTAAATCATTGTCGAGTTATCCCGGTTTCCTTCTTTAATCCATTTTGGTACAGCTCATAAAAATGATGCGTTGGCCCATGCCCTTTTCCAATCGATAAGGAATGCTGTATCGCGATCGTCACATACTCCTTTGCTTGTCGCACCGCTTCCTGCAATCCGAACTCCAGCGCGAGATTGGATGCA
Encoded proteins:
- a CDS encoding AraC family transcriptional regulator; the protein is MDKFIYKKSAGITALSASLSEFQYAKHSHEEYALGVTLRGVQQYHLDGSFQSSYQNGVMLFHPEQVHDGRSQDKTGIDYVMVYIKPALFLELVGKKDVVKFSSPVVYHRGLEQSLLNLAHAVFSGKDEALCSELLLNLADHFSHIEMSSAFRKSDMLINKAKEMIYFSLDGVLRLDEISTELGMSKYQFIRAFKADTGISPYRFFLNSKVEHAKRLIEKNKDIYAAVTACGFVDLSHLNRHFKNVYGTTALEYISNISSSQNIRK
- a CDS encoding LysE family translocator; protein product: MNITSFLIYCFIVTFTPGPTNIAILSIAHHARFKEIFRYILGASAAFGILLAVSVLLNSMLASILPKILVFMQIIGCLYMLYLAYQVYKMNVSGETSGQAATFISGFLMQFANPKIWLFTMTVIPSYVMPYYKSSFILLIFVIVITIIAFLAFGTWAFFGTVFKRFLKKYQKVTNMVLAGLLVYSAVEVSGILK
- a CDS encoding TetR/AcrR family transcriptional regulator, with protein sequence MTTNKKEDIMQASLMLFTERGFDATTVPMIAEKAQVGAGTIYRYFENKEVLLNSLFRECVGQIIQALSDGFPESASVREQFHHIFHRLTRFGQENNEALTFIDSHMDPRLLDEESQSKFIELLDFLRRFLKRGQQQGIIVQLPPDALIPLFYGPIVKLFLVIRDGDLKQTDELFAGVEECCWNALKVH